A single window of Flavobacterium sp. 140616W15 DNA harbors:
- a CDS encoding DUF2268 domain-containing putative Zn-dependent protease (predicted Zn-dependent protease with a strongly conserved HExxH motif), which yields MRHFKIVLLLLLFNINSFGQNESLINYSSIADSLYKEKNYNLATNFYIKASQFADFPNRKGSSFYNAACCLALQNKKDSALIFINKAVDLGYDDKLNIINDSDLNSLHGNSEWNNLVKKLKVTKQLNGNPAKVSFFTEDIHRFWKAYDLANKNPTQYKEIFKTNYFDKASIGMNDYFGSKVGSIDQFINHIKSAPKFYQSIRKNTLKVDDYKKDFKKSFQNLKDIYPTAKYPDIYFVIGAFTSGGTISKNGLLIGLNQTSQSDEIPTDELSEGLKTRLNKIKYLPNLIAHELIHFQQETKRDTITLGYVIVEGAADFIGELISGDTANPDLMNWAKGKEKAIWEKFTKDMYFNRYNNWIANSKQSSKNNPPDQGYWIGYQICKAYYENAKDKKKAISEILNIQDYRKFLAESGWEDKVSRIK from the coding sequence ATGAGACATTTTAAAATTGTATTACTTTTACTCTTATTCAACATTAATAGTTTCGGGCAAAACGAATCTTTAATAAATTACAGTTCCATTGCAGATAGTTTGTACAAAGAAAAAAACTACAACTTAGCTACAAATTTTTATATAAAAGCATCACAGTTTGCTGATTTCCCCAATAGAAAAGGAAGCTCTTTCTATAATGCAGCTTGTTGTTTGGCTCTTCAAAATAAAAAAGACAGTGCTTTAATTTTTATAAACAAAGCTGTAGATCTAGGCTATGATGATAAATTAAATATTATAAATGATTCTGACTTAAATTCACTTCATGGAAATAGCGAATGGAATAATCTTGTAAAAAAGCTTAAAGTAACAAAACAGCTAAACGGCAATCCCGCAAAAGTTTCGTTTTTTACTGAAGATATTCATAGATTCTGGAAAGCATACGATTTAGCCAACAAAAACCCAACTCAGTACAAAGAGATTTTTAAAACTAATTACTTTGACAAAGCAAGCATTGGGATGAATGATTATTTTGGTAGTAAAGTTGGTAGTATTGATCAGTTTATAAACCATATAAAATCTGCTCCTAAGTTTTATCAATCTATCCGAAAAAACACTTTAAAAGTTGATGATTATAAAAAGGATTTTAAAAAATCATTTCAAAATTTAAAAGATATCTATCCTACTGCCAAATATCCAGATATTTATTTTGTAATTGGTGCTTTTACAAGTGGCGGAACCATTTCAAAAAATGGCTTATTAATTGGCTTAAATCAAACAAGTCAAAGTGACGAAATACCAACAGATGAATTAAGTGAAGGGCTAAAAACAAGATTAAACAAAATTAAATATTTACCCAACTTAATCGCACATGAACTTATTCACTTTCAACAAGAAACAAAGAGAGACACCATTACCTTAGGTTATGTAATAGTTGAAGGAGCTGCAGATTTTATTGGTGAATTGATAAGTGGAGACACTGCAAATCCAGATTTAATGAATTGGGCAAAAGGAAAAGAAAAGGCAATTTGGGAAAAGTTCACAAAAGACATGTATTTTAACAGATACAATAATTGGATTGCAAATTCAAAACAATCTTCAAAAAACAATCCACCAGACCAAGGTTATTGGATTGGTTACCAAATTTGTAAAGCATATTACGAAAATGCAAAAGACAAAAAGAAAGCCATTTCTGAAATACTAAATATTCAAGATTATAGAAAATTTTTAGCCGAAAGCGGTTGGGAGGATAAAGTAAGCAGGATAAAATAA
- a CDS encoding S24 family peptidase, with amino-acid sequence MITDRILQLIKYKRISRRKFYIETGLSNGFLDKVKDIGVSKIEHILNAYPEVSMEWLLTGNGDMILKSHKFGDRSNIKNGSVHEPGTNSYNPENKEAIQNQQVPLYNIQAPAGIASIFQDANQDPIDFISIPYLPKCDGAIHVNGDSMYPLLKSGDIIMYKRMKNVIQNIFWGEMYLVYLITDDLEELVMIKWIQKSDKGDDWIKLVSENTQHQPKEVLFTNIKELALVKASIRINATH; translated from the coding sequence ATGATAACCGATAGAATACTACAACTTATTAAATACAAACGAATTAGCAGAAGAAAATTTTATATCGAAACTGGGCTTTCTAATGGTTTTTTAGATAAGGTAAAAGACATTGGCGTATCAAAAATAGAGCATATACTCAATGCTTATCCTGAAGTTAGCATGGAATGGCTTTTAACTGGTAATGGGGATATGATATTAAAATCTCATAAGTTTGGAGACCGATCCAATATAAAAAATGGTTCCGTTCACGAACCCGGTACTAATTCTTACAATCCTGAAAATAAAGAGGCTATTCAAAACCAACAAGTTCCTTTATATAACATACAAGCTCCTGCAGGAATTGCTTCTATATTTCAAGATGCAAATCAAGACCCAATAGACTTTATATCAATACCTTATTTACCTAAATGTGATGGCGCTATTCATGTAAATGGTGACAGCATGTACCCCCTTTTAAAGAGCGGAGATATTATTATGTATAAAAGAATGAAAAATGTTATTCAGAACATCTTTTGGGGCGAAATGTATTTGGTTTATCTAATAACCGATGATCTTGAAGAATTAGTTATGATTAAATGGATACAGAAATCTGATAAAGGGGATGATTGGATAAAATTAGTAAGCGAAAATACGCAACACCAACCTAAAGAAGTTCTTTTTACAAATATTAAAGAACTAGCCCTGGTTAAAGCATCTATTAGAATAAATGCTACGCATTAA
- a CDS encoding GNAT family N-acetyltransferase: MNLPPYSSFPNITDVTISLRQIIPTDIKDIIEISYYDAVQATTAEQAAEMQAKINKDYSDGNSIHWGIVENSTNKIVGTCGYYRGLDSGAGELGCVLLPAYRGQGYMSLAMTLAIEFGISQIGLNRIWAETSQDNRNAIKLLERLNFIKIADLADNHIEYELKQNA; encoded by the coding sequence ATGAATTTACCTCCCTACTCTAGTTTTCCAAATATTACTGACGTTACAATTTCGTTGCGACAAATCATTCCCACAGACATTAAAGACATTATCGAAATTTCATATTATGATGCCGTTCAAGCAACAACAGCGGAACAAGCAGCAGAAATGCAGGCTAAAATTAACAAAGACTACAGCGATGGTAACTCAATTCATTGGGGCATTGTAGAAAATAGTACAAATAAAATTGTCGGAACTTGTGGTTATTATCGCGGTCTTGACAGTGGAGCTGGCGAACTCGGCTGTGTTTTGTTACCTGCATACCGAGGTCAAGGCTATATGTCTTTAGCAATGACTTTGGCCATAGAATTCGGTATCAGCCAAATTGGTTTAAACCGCATATGGGCCGAAACATCTCAAGATAATAGGAATGCGATAAAACTTTTGGAGCGTCTTAACTTTATCAAAATTGCCGATTTAGCGGATAATCATATCGAATACGAATTAAAGCAAAACGCATAA
- a CDS encoding porin family protein: MKKFLLLTVITVLGFTNVNAQKIKFGAKGGLNFASISGDDTKGIDVVTSFNFGVLSEIPLSDKFSFQPELMYSGQGYSFDDNTIALSYLNIPLMGKYYLTKGLSLEAGPQIGFLLAAKNEKTNVKDSFNTFDFGVNFGVGYKLDNGLNFGARYNLGLTDINNIEGSSSKNKNGVFQLSVGYFFF, from the coding sequence ATGAAAAAATTTTTATTACTAACTGTTATTACAGTTTTAGGATTTACAAATGTTAATGCCCAAAAAATTAAATTTGGAGCTAAAGGAGGTTTAAACTTTGCATCTATCAGCGGAGATGATACCAAAGGTATAGATGTCGTAACATCATTTAATTTTGGTGTTTTATCAGAAATTCCACTTTCTGATAAATTCTCTTTTCAACCTGAATTAATGTATTCTGGTCAGGGATATAGTTTTGACGATAATACAATTGCCTTAAGTTATCTGAACATTCCTTTAATGGGAAAATATTATTTAACAAAAGGATTGAGTCTTGAAGCTGGACCACAAATAGGTTTTTTACTTGCCGCTAAAAATGAGAAAACGAATGTAAAAGATTCGTTTAATACTTTTGATTTTGGTGTTAATTTTGGTGTAGGCTATAAACTTGACAACGGACTTAATTTTGGTGCAAGATATAATCTGGGATTAACTGATATCAATAATATAGAAGGATCTTCTAGTAAAAATAAAAACGGAGTATTCCAGCTATCAGTTGGTTATTTCTTTTTCTAA
- a CDS encoding AraC family transcriptional regulator: MKEKIRSYDVAAVAKEVGLQEIKGIAVNRSSDAVRIGLTDHPHLVDGIICAICVKGYAKLKINFQEKELKPGTLMVVLPDSMMDPIEISNDLHIDTIFFSYDLISKIEFANDFNLLEKINSNPCQLLGDEYLNLFQAHHSSIATHYYRKQEKGKEDVLSYLLCALIIDIRTLYTERNYTTKKISRPEQLTNEFFQCLLKYYKKERSITFYADKMNLTPKYLTTAIRKQTKKTISEWITEAVITHAKSILKTTDTSIQEITDLLNFSDISLFCRYFKRYTNMTPTEYRK, from the coding sequence ATGAAAGAAAAAATAAGATCTTATGATGTTGCTGCTGTAGCCAAAGAAGTTGGTTTACAAGAGATAAAAGGAATTGCAGTAAACAGATCCTCAGATGCAGTACGAATAGGCCTAACAGATCATCCTCATCTAGTAGATGGAATTATTTGTGCGATATGTGTAAAAGGATATGCTAAACTAAAAATCAACTTTCAGGAAAAAGAATTAAAGCCAGGCACTCTTATGGTTGTTTTACCCGATTCGATGATGGATCCAATTGAGATTTCTAACGATTTACATATTGACACTATCTTTTTTTCATATGATCTTATTTCAAAAATTGAATTTGCTAACGATTTCAATCTTTTAGAGAAAATAAATAGTAATCCATGCCAGTTACTAGGCGATGAATACCTCAACCTGTTTCAAGCTCATCATAGTTCTATTGCTACACATTATTATAGAAAACAAGAAAAAGGAAAAGAAGATGTTCTTAGCTATCTGCTTTGTGCCTTAATTATAGATATAAGAACTTTATATACCGAAAGAAATTATACTACAAAAAAGATAAGCAGACCTGAACAATTAACCAACGAGTTTTTTCAATGTCTGCTGAAATACTACAAAAAAGAAAGAAGCATTACTTTCTATGCAGATAAAATGAATTTGACTCCTAAATATCTAACGACTGCGATACGTAAACAAACAAAAAAAACGATTTCAGAATGGATAACTGAAGCTGTTATTACTCATGCTAAATCTATTCTTAAAACAACAGATACAAGCATTCAAGAAATTACCGACTTACTTAACTTTTCTGATATTTCACTATTTTGCCGTTACTTTAAAAGATACACAAATATGACTCCTACTGAATACAGAAAGTAA
- a CDS encoding PQQ-binding-like beta-propeller repeat protein: MKKELITILFIFTVINMFGQITATSKPDKTNYSNDKLPLSEAVTNKVISPLKKVELDEEAILLYDYDGSIFSYDFDSEDINWTIKATDSNTEMCANKVTIHDGVIYVPFINGEIFAIDNVTGEAFWKSRLGNITDQIVLKDQTPIINGGKLYITAQNQDQSSNIYALNIKDGSLSWSYKLDTPNNDIPVLFFDNKIFTQSASNVYSFDANTGKVLNQKSFEEPMHGKPVTDGENVFIANEKNLLFALSPDKLDILWQFKLDENQHNIKERIFCKDKKVYLAAQGSTVSSVYAVDSKTGAQLWKTDFKDDNIEYITEHDDTIWGYTRKGKLFKLNLTNGEIVLEIKLTTLPVSNIEFPEDDNLFYYYCDAGLIEYNIKDKEEIVYYMRTSLKDDIYSAYIKLIQ, from the coding sequence ATGAAAAAAGAACTAATAACTATCTTATTTATATTTACTGTTATAAATATGTTTGGCCAAATTACAGCCACATCAAAACCTGATAAAACGAATTATTCTAATGATAAATTACCTCTTAGCGAAGCAGTTACTAATAAGGTTATAAGTCCGCTTAAAAAAGTTGAATTAGACGAAGAAGCAATCCTACTTTATGATTACGATGGCTCTATCTTTTCATATGATTTCGACTCCGAAGATATTAATTGGACTATAAAAGCTACAGATTCTAATACTGAAATGTGTGCAAATAAAGTAACCATACATGATGGCGTTATATATGTTCCGTTTATAAACGGTGAAATTTTTGCAATAGACAACGTAACTGGTGAGGCCTTTTGGAAATCAAGATTAGGCAACATTACTGATCAAATCGTTCTAAAAGATCAAACTCCAATTATAAATGGCGGAAAACTGTATATAACTGCTCAAAACCAAGATCAAAGCAGTAACATATATGCTCTTAATATAAAAGACGGGAGTTTATCATGGAGCTACAAATTAGACACTCCAAATAACGACATTCCAGTACTCTTTTTTGATAACAAAATTTTTACTCAAAGTGCTTCGAATGTTTATAGCTTTGATGCCAATACAGGAAAAGTTCTTAACCAAAAAAGCTTTGAAGAACCTATGCATGGAAAACCTGTAACAGATGGTGAGAATGTATTTATAGCAAATGAAAAAAATCTTCTTTTTGCCTTAAGTCCTGATAAACTAGACATTTTATGGCAATTTAAATTAGATGAAAATCAACATAATATCAAGGAACGCATATTCTGCAAAGACAAAAAAGTATATTTAGCTGCACAAGGTTCCACAGTTTCTTCTGTATATGCTGTTGATTCAAAAACAGGAGCTCAGCTATGGAAAACTGATTTTAAAGATGATAATATCGAATATATCACCGAACATGATGATACAATTTGGGGATATACTCGTAAAGGAAAACTTTTTAAACTAAACTTAACGAATGGTGAAATAGTATTAGAAATTAAATTAACAACCCTACCTGTTTCAAATATCGAATTTCCTGAAGATGATAACTTGTTCTATTATTATTGTGATGCTGGTTTAATTGAATACAATATAAAAGATAAAGAAGAAATTGTATATTATATGCGAACCTCCCTTAAGGACGACATCTATAGTGCATACATAAAATTAATTCAATAA
- a CDS encoding HPP family protein: MDKHKLIRYLFALIMIGLMIGVSEWLDEKEILFPEMAALVLGLWVIDKKIWTVSRPMLIVLMTVCAVFGILLVRYSPFPLLANIAISFVFTSLCLITSRTTLIPITSAAMLPVLMGTHSLVYPVSVFIMSILVVTGQWFLEKNKLRQTPLLHNKKQHIHNPKHWIKLFFWLLLIAVIPVSTGQIYFIVPPLVVMFIEFSSSKAGFRNRPVQVYSIMVISAVLGTLFQYYLYSILGLPLVDTALLLFSCLFILFEIVGKPFAPACAIALVPMIIPQENILSYPFQVAIGTGVFLFVAMFFFQKCHRWRRAQLFVCFVPQVIRLRIKRPNRKM; encoded by the coding sequence ATGGACAAACATAAATTAATCCGATACCTATTTGCACTCATCATGATTGGCTTAATGATAGGAGTTTCGGAATGGCTAGATGAAAAAGAAATTCTATTTCCCGAAATGGCCGCATTAGTTCTTGGTTTATGGGTTATAGATAAAAAAATATGGACTGTAAGCAGACCCATGCTAATTGTACTAATGACTGTTTGTGCCGTTTTCGGAATCCTGCTTGTTCGTTATTCTCCGTTTCCGTTACTGGCTAATATTGCCATTTCCTTTGTCTTTACTTCGCTATGTCTTATTACTTCACGTACCACGCTAATTCCTATAACATCTGCAGCAATGTTACCTGTATTAATGGGAACTCATTCTTTAGTTTATCCTGTTTCTGTTTTTATCATGAGTATTTTAGTTGTTACAGGGCAGTGGTTTCTAGAGAAAAATAAATTACGCCAAACTCCCCTTTTACACAACAAAAAACAGCACATCCATAATCCGAAACACTGGATCAAGTTATTTTTTTGGTTACTGCTTATAGCTGTAATTCCAGTATCTACTGGTCAAATATATTTTATAGTACCTCCGTTGGTGGTGATGTTTATAGAATTTAGTTCATCTAAAGCTGGTTTTCGTAATCGTCCGGTTCAGGTTTATTCAATAATGGTAATTTCTGCTGTTTTAGGAACTCTTTTTCAATATTATCTTTATTCAATATTGGGTTTACCTCTAGTAGATACGGCATTATTACTATTTTCATGCCTTTTTATACTTTTTGAAATTGTCGGTAAACCTTTTGCTCCTGCTTGCGCAATTGCCCTTGTACCGATGATTATTCCCCAAGAAAATATACTTTCCTATCCTTTTCAGGTAGCTATTGGAACAGGCGTATTTCTATTTGTAGCCATGTTCTTTTTTCAAAAATGCCATCGATGGAGACGTGCTCAGCTTTTCGTTTGCTTTGTACCTCAAGTTATAAGATTAAGAATAAAGCGTCCGAACCGCAAAATGTAG
- a CDS encoding SUMF1/EgtB/PvdO family nonheme iron enzyme, whose amino-acid sequence MTKQTFILFLGLLILNSCRQDNVDYVFVEGGAFEQGKNQIVISPKGDIINGFTSPHRMVELDDFYISKYEITVKQFREFCEKTGRKMPEAPIENAHGIKVYYKWIDENPMLATWDEANDFAKWAGGRLPTEAEWEYAAKGGKKTRGYKYSGSNNPIEIGWVKENSDSTFHKVGLLKPNELGIYDMTGNVGEWVFDWYNPEKDSLVSKKNPQGPTEGAYKISKGVSWFYETQSADGKPLEYGIHMPEVRYQSPKGTRNDGFGFRIAKNK is encoded by the coding sequence ATGACAAAACAGACATTTATACTCTTTCTTGGGCTTTTGATACTAAATTCCTGCAGACAAGACAATGTTGACTATGTTTTTGTAGAGGGTGGGGCTTTTGAACAAGGTAAAAACCAAATCGTTATTAGTCCCAAAGGTGACATAATAAATGGTTTTACAAGTCCACACCGAATGGTTGAACTTGATGATTTTTACATAAGTAAATATGAAATAACCGTAAAACAGTTTAGAGAGTTTTGTGAAAAAACAGGCAGAAAAATGCCTGAAGCACCTATTGAAAACGCTCACGGAATAAAAGTATATTATAAATGGATAGACGAAAACCCGATGCTTGCAACTTGGGACGAAGCAAATGACTTTGCAAAATGGGCAGGCGGAAGATTACCAACAGAAGCAGAGTGGGAATATGCCGCTAAAGGAGGAAAGAAAACTAGAGGCTATAAATATAGTGGCAGTAATAATCCAATCGAGATTGGATGGGTAAAAGAAAACTCAGACAGCACCTTTCATAAAGTGGGGTTACTTAAACCTAATGAACTAGGGATCTATGATATGACTGGAAATGTTGGTGAATGGGTTTTTGATTGGTATAACCCTGAGAAAGATAGTTTAGTGAGTAAAAAAAATCCACAAGGACCAACAGAAGGAGCATATAAAATTTCGAAAGGAGTTAGTTGGTTTTACGAAACCCAAAGCGCTGATGGAAAGCCATTAGAATATGGAATTCATATGCCAGAAGTTAGATACCAATCTCCAAAAGGTACACGAAATGATGGATTTGGATTTAGAATCGCGAAAAATAAATAA
- a CDS encoding PorT family protein, giving the protein MKKHLLLLLIMFLGFNAYSQIIFEKGYYVDNSGQKIDCLIKNVDWRSNPTTFEYKLSEDGELEIASINSIKEFSIYNNIKYIRRTVKIDKSSTKLDDLNTDKNPVFVEEQLFLNVLVEGKANLYLYDNGNALKFFYSVDNANLEQLVYKKYLSSIDKIAQNNHFRQQLWNDLQCSSIEITDVRNLQYREKDLVKFFTEYNKCNNSSYINYEKKTKQDLFNLSIRPRLNNTSASSQNYISNPKKIDFGNKLGFGIGLEAEFILPYNRNKWAIAIEPTYQSFSSENSIDVTQIYGGKLYGKIEYSSIEVPLSLRHYLFLNDKSKLFANLSYVFNITLNKSFEYTRADGARFGSAEDRSRGNFGIGAGYKFMDKYSLEVRLQTNRQLLSKYSFWQADYNSFSVIIGYTIF; this is encoded by the coding sequence ATGAAAAAACACCTTTTATTACTCTTAATCATGTTCTTAGGCTTCAATGCCTACTCTCAAATTATTTTCGAAAAAGGGTACTATGTAGATAATTCAGGACAAAAAATCGATTGTTTAATTAAAAACGTAGATTGGAGAAGCAACCCAACTACATTTGAATATAAATTATCTGAAGATGGTGAGCTAGAAATTGCGTCTATTAATTCGATTAAAGAATTTTCGATATACAATAATATAAAATACATCCGTAGAACTGTAAAAATAGACAAATCAAGCACAAAACTTGATGACTTGAATACTGACAAAAATCCAGTTTTTGTTGAAGAACAACTTTTTTTAAACGTATTAGTTGAAGGAAAAGCTAATTTATATTTATATGACAACGGTAACGCTCTCAAGTTCTTTTACAGTGTAGACAACGCTAATCTGGAACAACTAGTTTATAAAAAATACCTAAGTTCAATCGATAAAATAGCTCAAAATAATCATTTTAGACAACAACTATGGAATGATTTACAATGTTCTTCAATTGAAATAACTGATGTTAGAAATTTACAATATAGAGAAAAGGATTTAGTTAAATTTTTTACTGAATATAATAAATGTAACAATTCAAGTTATATTAATTATGAAAAAAAGACAAAACAAGATCTATTCAATTTATCTATCAGACCTCGTTTGAACAACACTTCTGCATCTTCACAAAATTATATTTCTAACCCAAAAAAAATTGATTTCGGAAATAAATTAGGCTTTGGTATTGGACTTGAGGCTGAATTCATATTGCCTTATAATAGAAACAAATGGGCTATTGCAATTGAGCCAACTTATCAGAGTTTCAGCAGTGAAAATTCGATTGATGTCACCCAAATATATGGAGGCAAGTTATATGGAAAAATTGAATACTCTTCGATTGAGGTTCCGTTAAGTTTAAGACATTATTTATTCCTTAATGACAAATCGAAACTTTTTGCTAATCTTTCATACGTTTTTAATATTACCTTAAATAAATCTTTTGAGTACACCCGAGCAGACGGAGCAAGATTTGGCTCTGCAGAAGATCGATCTAGAGGTAATTTCGGAATTGGAGCTGGTTATAAATTTATGGATAAATACAGCTTAGAAGTAAGACTACAAACAAACAGACAACTACTATCTAAGTATTCTTTTTGGCAAGCAGACTATAATTCATTTTCTGTAATTATAGGATACACAATATTTTAA
- a CDS encoding AraC family transcriptional regulator gives MIYTTLLNIAIFQGIVLGLIILKSSIFNSNSNKYLAFLLFALSIVLLNYVFEIEGVFTSYPLILFIDAIDWVFLLPVFTFLFIINRIDDAVKNRQKIYLCYIPFVYSTTLNITIQLDHVAGIYKIPESYMYLINILQLIQILLVIIIILFLPLYSYFMIRHLKDPQERKWVITLLTIMYLLLFIWLTTYLIGLFFQLDISSTMSGVAISATLIMHWTAYIGIYKYRLAKNKDAIYNFLNTNLVVSSPNLQIIETSLSEENNTQEEYRESITADNLYFQKLELLCKEQHIYTDSTLNREKVAEKLGISSGYVSQIVNTITGDNFAHYINQYRVEAVKEMISNSEYENYNLLAMGLESGFTSKTTFYKAFKKVTGQTPNEYKNTSK, from the coding sequence TTGATTTATACAACACTTTTAAATATTGCGATTTTTCAGGGAATAGTCTTAGGCTTAATTATTTTAAAGTCTTCTATATTCAATAGTAATTCAAATAAATACCTGGCCTTCTTACTATTTGCACTTTCCATTGTTTTATTAAATTATGTTTTTGAAATTGAAGGTGTATTTACATCCTATCCTTTAATACTTTTTATAGACGCTATCGATTGGGTATTTCTATTACCTGTTTTCACATTTTTGTTTATTATAAACCGTATTGATGATGCAGTAAAAAACAGACAAAAAATTTATTTGTGTTATATTCCATTTGTCTATTCTACTACTCTTAATATTACAATCCAACTTGATCATGTAGCAGGAATTTATAAAATCCCTGAGTCCTACATGTACCTAATCAATATACTTCAGCTGATTCAGATTTTATTGGTCATTATTATCATCCTGTTTCTACCTCTTTACTCTTATTTTATGATAAGGCATTTAAAAGACCCTCAAGAGAGAAAATGGGTCATTACCTTATTAACTATCATGTATTTGCTCTTATTTATCTGGCTAACGACCTATTTGATTGGTCTGTTTTTTCAATTAGATATTTCCTCTACCATGAGTGGGGTGGCTATATCGGCAACATTAATAATGCACTGGACAGCTTATATAGGAATTTACAAATATAGGCTTGCCAAAAATAAAGATGCCATCTATAATTTTCTAAATACCAATTTAGTTGTTTCGTCTCCCAATCTCCAAATTATAGAAACCAGCCTATCAGAAGAAAATAATACCCAGGAAGAATACAGAGAATCTATCACGGCAGATAATCTTTATTTTCAAAAACTGGAACTTCTTTGCAAAGAGCAACACATTTATACTGATAGTACATTAAACCGAGAAAAGGTCGCTGAAAAACTAGGTATAAGCTCCGGATATGTTTCACAAATAGTAAACACGATAACAGGAGACAACTTTGCCCATTATATCAATCAATATCGAGTGGAGGCTGTCAAGGAGATGATATCAAATTCGGAATATGAAAACTATAATTTGTTGGCGATGGGATTAGAATCTGGATTTACTTCAAAAACGACTTTTTATAAAGCCTTTAAAAAAGTTACCGGTCAAACACCAAATGAATATAAAAATACCAGCAAATAA
- a CDS encoding M24 family metallopeptidase, which translates to MKTKLNIPAPLTLKERDRRWQIARTIMANNGLDTLIIYGDRESAAPAPFCIDHYFTNDRLGSVVVFYKDKSPVVITFAPMMIADHMQAELRGDQQWIAPEQIYVGKTGENIGRMLKEIGLPENPKIGIIGLEPYPPFYFDGALPHRTWKGIMEAFPKAELKPVFLDFFKLAAPKSEEELALVKYAAMIGEAMSEAMRMTVKPGVSEAEIAAAITSTCISMGGFTAEILMGSGPEYMGWGPPAWQYRSQAPRIIREGDIVLSEIFALYGMYETQHQAAVAVGEIHPDLERAAQVARECYELGVASLKAGSTFGEVVDCMEKPLLDSKGWHVHPLIHSINPYGPIGFGTAPGIEILPQAKRYGNVGRLPNPGRDIVLQSGMTFAFEPNCAFGKHLVNLGGTVVVGENGGIELNHNATHLMRAEY; encoded by the coding sequence ATGAAAACAAAATTGAATATTCCGGCACCTTTGACATTGAAGGAACGTGATCGTCGTTGGCAAATAGCTCGCACTATTATGGCAAATAATGGCTTAGATACCCTTATTATTTATGGAGATCGTGAGTCGGCAGCACCAGCCCCGTTTTGTATCGATCATTATTTTACAAATGACAGACTTGGTTCTGTGGTTGTGTTTTATAAAGATAAAAGTCCTGTTGTTATTACTTTTGCTCCAATGATGATTGCCGACCATATGCAAGCCGAATTACGCGGCGATCAGCAGTGGATCGCACCAGAGCAAATTTATGTCGGGAAAACAGGGGAGAACATTGGGCGAATGCTTAAAGAAATAGGATTGCCTGAAAATCCCAAAATCGGAATCATAGGATTAGAGCCATATCCACCGTTTTATTTTGATGGTGCACTTCCACATCGTACATGGAAAGGAATAATGGAAGCATTCCCTAAAGCAGAACTCAAGCCAGTATTTTTAGATTTCTTTAAACTTGCAGCACCCAAAAGTGAAGAAGAATTAGCATTAGTGAAATATGCAGCTATGATTGGAGAAGCGATGAGTGAAGCCATGCGAATGACTGTAAAACCGGGAGTAAGTGAAGCAGAAATTGCAGCAGCAATAACTTCTACTTGTATTTCTATGGGGGGATTTACTGCAGAAATATTGATGGGATCAGGACCTGAATATATGGGATGGGGGCCACCAGCATGGCAATATCGCTCACAAGCTCCTCGTATTATTCGAGAAGGAGATATTGTATTGTCTGAAATATTTGCCCTTTATGGAATGTATGAAACGCAACATCAAGCAGCAGTTGCTGTTGGAGAAATTCATCCCGATTTAGAACGTGCAGCACAAGTGGCTCGTGAATGCTACGAATTAGGCGTTGCTAGCTTAAAGGCAGGGAGTACTTTTGGAGAAGTGGTTGATTGTATGGAGAAACCGCTGTTAGACTCTAAAGGATGGCATGTACATCCGCTTATTCATAGTATTAATCCGTATGGGCCAATCGGATTTGGTACAGCTCCAGGTATAGAGATTTTGCCTCAAGCTAAAAGATATGGTAATGTAGGAAGACTGCCTAATCCGGGAAGAGACATTGTTTTGCAGTCTGGAATGACGTTTGCCTTTGAGCCTAATTGTGCTTTTGGAAAACATCTAGTAAATTTAGGAGGAACAGTCGTTGTCGGAGAAAATGGAGGGATAGAATTGAATCATAATGCTACACATTTGATGCGTGCCGAATATTAA